The Rhododendron vialii isolate Sample 1 chromosome 1a, ASM3025357v1 region acaacaaaggcaaaatcataggaatcggtgatataggtaattctcctattattgaagatgttttacttgttagtggtttaaaacacaatcttcttagcataagtcaattatgtgatagaggaaatcgtgttatctttgaaaaatccaaatgtatcattgaaaatgtcaaaagcaacaagacactcttcgttggacaaagacttgaaaatgtatatgtttttaatctcaatgatttaagtaattgtgatataaaatgtttttccgctttgagtgaaaatagttggctttggcataggcgcctaggacatgcaagtatggatgctatttcaaaactctctagaaaaaatttggtaaaaggtcttcctaaaatcaaatttgaaaaagatagactttgtggtccttgccaacaaggaaaacaaaccaaggtttcttttaagtccaaaaacgttgtttcaactactagacctttgcaattacttcatatggatttgtttggaccaactcgctctccaagtctttgtggaaactattattgtcttgttgttgttgatgatttctctagatatacatgggtgatgttcctagctcataagaatgaggcttatcctaatttcactaaactttgtagaagagttcaaaatgaaaaaggctttgttatttctaacattcgtacggatcatggaaaagaacttgacaattctttatatgaaaagttttgtgatgaacatggtattggtcataacttttccgtacctcgtactcctcaacaaaatggagtagtagagagaaaaaatcgtactctggaagaaatggcccgcactatgctttgtgaaaactctttgccaaaatatttttgggcggaagccgttaatacctcatgctatattttgaatcgagttttaattaggcctatcctcaagaaaactccttatgagctttggaatggtagaatacccaacattaattactttcatgccttcggttgtaaatgttatgtattaaacaatggaaaagataacttgggtaaatttgattcaaaatcggatgaaggcatctttattggttactctcttactagcaaagcatatagaatttataataagcgcactaatcttgttgaagaatctattcacgtttcctttgatgaatctaatccttgtgctactaaggatgttgttgataatgatgacttagaaattacacatgagattcatgacttgaaaattcaagaaaaagttgatggtgatactcaagtagaaagctctcaaatcaaagaagatgaagttattaatcaacctcaagatgccatgggagacaaccaagatctttccaaggattggagattcgtgcaaaaccatccaaaggacttgattcttggagaagtttcgaaaggggtaaccactcgctcgtctcatagaaatttttgtgaaaatcaagcttttgtttctcaaattgagcctaaaaactttccggaagctcaagatgatgaaaattggattttggccatgcaagatgagttaaatcaatttgaaaggaataaagtttgggcattagtacctaagcctcttgatcacactattataggtactaaatgggtttttcgtaacaagctagatgaatccggaaatattgttaggaataaagctagacttgttgctcaaggttataatcaagaagaaggtattgattttgaagaaacttttgcaccggtagctagattagaggctattcgcatattgcttgcctttgcatctttcaaaaatttcaagctttatcaaatggatgtgaaaagtgcatttttgaatgggttcataaatgaggaagtttatgtcaaacaacctcccggctttgaagatcatgtataccccgatcatgtttttaaactctcaaaagctctatatggtttgaagcaagcaccacgtgcatggtatgatagacttagttcattcttgcttgacaatggctttactcgtggaaaaattgatactactcttttcattaaagccaaaggtaaagatatgctcattattcaaatatatgttgatgatattgtctttggtgccactaatgataatatgtgcaaagagtttgctaagtgtatgcaaggtgaatttgaaatgagtatgatgggggagcttaacttcttcctcggacttcaaatcaagcaaactaatgaggggatcctaatcaaccaagccaagtatgcgaaagaacttattaagaagtttggcatggaaggatcaaagccaatgagcacaccaatgagcacatcaactaagctagacaaagatgagaatggtaaggccgtcaatgaaaagatgtatcgaggtatgatcggctcattactttatctcactgcaagtagaccggatataatgtttagtgtttgcatgtgtgctagatttcaatcatgtcctaaagaatcgcatttaaaagctattaaacgtatttttaaatatgttgccggttctcatgacttaggattgttttatccacgtggagttgcatttgatttaattggttattcggatgcggattttggaggtttcaaagttgatcgtaaaagtacaagtgggacttgccaatttctagggcactctctagtgtcttggcatagcaagaaacaaaattccgtagctctatctaccgccgaggcggaatatgtagcggccggaagttgttgtgcccaaatattgtggatcaaacaacaaatggaggatttcaatttgcaatatgatcatattcctattaaatgtgataatactagtgcaattagcttaaccaagaatccaattcaacattctcgaacaaaacatattgagattagacatcattttataagagatcatgttcaaaaaggggatattgaacttaactttattagtaccgacaagcaattggcggacattttcacaaaaccccttggtgaagaacaattttgtttcattcgacgagaactcggcatgtctaatcatttatgaaaaagttgtgttcttgatgtcaaaatttttttttggattcaatgttgagttgattgaattcgtaaatatcatacttgatggagagtacaaatgatcttgataaagaaatcaccctccaaacattttatcatatgattcattttcctgtgtttggtatgcagaaaaacagttttatggtctttaatgctactcctcttaaacgttttctggacttaacctgcatttgtcagtgtagagacccgtattttatttccataattctttatgttttattaaggcatgagttgtgatataaaatggagaatgagttcggatgtcgaatgtgctagaatttagaagttcgggatgcaagtgtaatatgcatgggtgtataagtgaaggtgtgtgtaggggataattctcccccacatatatttcttttcttttccgggcagacacacacacgtttctctctctctactccctcgaccgactctctctctttctcacctctcgtccaaacttctctcttcgatttcatcgccttagaatgagatttcggaaaaatcccaagtactaaagttgttctacgcgacgagatcttcctattgatcgaagaagaatcatgatcggagcactttgaggtttcctccatgttcgggcttgcttctaaccctcgaggtagggatctcctaccttctttacgtgtttaagtgttggttagatgtacaagaatcaagtttgatcatttattttgagtcttgaacaaatctgttatatgctgataatttcgtgggttttggaaatctgtcttttgggagccctctgctagaaatcactggcatttgtcatgattaagacctcaaggggcgggtcagggtcgtgacagtcagtcggatgtccaagcggatgtccaaccggacaaccgtgaggattgagacttattcaagcttttgcgttgctaactctgatttattaagtctgttacacttagtttgtatgaacttcatggcttagtgcttaaattgtctcttatatacttcgccgatatgaatttcttgtctctaagcttgcagggataatcattctcggtaatacccctcgcattctttaaaaagctctcttttagggggagcatgtattaaggggacacaacaataaacacccgaacacaattttcttcccctattcttgttcttttcggcgccacccctattcttgtcctattcggcgccgcatcccctatcctatctctattcggtgccgcatcccctattatctctctttcggcgcagcaattcaatcaattcggcgcaccatttcaaacaattcggcgcagcatttcaaacaattcggcaatctcatactctataaattcaacaacacaatctctatctcctcatctatctatctctccttatctctcggcctaaatctctccaaatctctatccttccaaatcgagcaatggcaaacataccgcaagggttaccgtttgagttttacgaaagagatgccgaacgagcagagttcaggttgtttatccaaaccatttggatgcaactctttatcttcattctgctgtgtgcgttacttaccatgagaataccaccatggttcggatggaatgtaaatgtggatactctgtggtattggattggcattatagctgccgttgtagcagccattattcgagaatacgaaaatcaaggacgccaagctctcaatgtacgaagatagagtgctacagggcaagagcggcatggtgctggaaccatggccctattgtttttctctttttagttttttttttatgatgtcacagggggagaaaaagccaagttttaattgatctatcttgccattttgggcaaatttaaaaaattgcttgctatgatctgatgattattgctattactcgttgatcgtagataactgctttggtgcatgtattaagggggagattggcataactcctacttgaataaaaactatcattttgtgtcatcatcaaaaagggggagattgttgaaaaatgtatgcattataatttgtgaaaatttatatgcatctctattaattattttgatgattaattcaatgatatttttattcggcaaatacaaaattatcgaaaagtcgattcccgaattaaatattttcgtgaccttgaaatatagcataaagtctcttggattcatgatttatatttacaaagactttattgagctcaatacatgctttaacggtttatttagatgaaattgtgagccacaggttgacgaaccggctgacaagccggctgtctgaacagaaagctgtgacaaccggacgaccacccggatgaccactctatcaaacggctagtttccaacggctagtttccaacggctagtttcaaacggctagtttccaacggctagtttcaaacggctagtttccaacggctagttccaacggctagtttccaacggctaggaagcatatggatggctatataaggcatcaagaactcattaatgagtacacacacaagctacaacattccatattattgcaagagaaaattctcaaaagatcaaagccaaaaattctcattgttcttccactttcatattattcttgagagaaaatttgtacaagtcgtgagcgataattttcataccttcttcacatacttgtatttcctaagtgagtgtttgagtcaaacacttgaaagcttagaagaccaaattcgggttggaatttgggtgttattgtttttgagaagttttcggagaaaattcttgcggttgtgctagctcctcgggaaagctagaggcattcggttcttgtaagcacctgcaagacttacaagttgtaatcttttaaagattagtctaaccttcaagtaattgcttgaggagaagtggagtagggccggaccgtggacaaatccggaccgaaccactataaacgggttctatctctctatctctctattttgattgcatacttattgtttgcatatattgttagagataaatttttattggtaattattactagcaatcctattcaccccccctctaggttgcataatttgggtaacacagatcattctttcataatacattgcctttaattcaaaaaataagtaattatttgcCCCAATGCCCTTTAGTTAATGGAGACCAAAATGTTAGGAGTATTCTACTACTATATGGCATTTAAAAGGTAAGGTTTGGAAGAAAGGACTGACGCGTCTTCCACTTTGGAACTCGTGCTAGACCTCACATGCACAAGGACATCAAATGTTTTTTTCCCATGGTCAAGGGTGTCTTCTTCGGGTCAGTTTACgagcatctcgactaatttttttattgatccGATAAAAAACAGACCATTTACACTGGAACTAGGAGATTCTCAAGAAACTACTTTCTTGCTATCAGACCCCATGAATTGAACCACGATTAATTGCGTGGGGAGCAAACCGGCATCAGTCAGGACATTAATATAAGGATGTAATTACGGACCAAATAGAGGCTGGATTTTGAAAtatacaaataataataaagtgactgattaatataataatgtgtCTTGAACTCAACCCTCATCGTTTGACTTTCCATGTGGTGCAGAATTTTAAGACCAAAATCACTTGATGAAGTAGATCTAGAGAGATGATGGAGTTTACGTTACAAAGCCTCAGTCCTGTCGGTTTAACTTCAAGAGCGCACATGAGGTGTCGGCATTTATATGTACCGGTATAGATTCTGAAAGATgctcgatcatttttttaggtTGAAGCATACACTTTTCAGttccaattaaaaaagaaaacaggatTAGGCTAAAACCGTTGCGGTTGCTATCTCCACCACTCTATTTCACCGCTCCTTTTACCGCAGTGCACAATCTCACCGTTCGTCCCGGCAATCAAAATGGTctggatttgaaaaaaaaactcttctccTGGAAGAGTCTTTTAAGATCTGGAATgtctaaaacacttttagacagTAAAATTGAGAGCGGTGAAATAGAACGGTGGGGTAGACTTTCTCGTGGTCCACTCTCCTGGGATGGTGCCCAACAAGATTGGCCAATCCCAACTAGGAATTGGAATGGTTCATACAATAGAGATTTCTTACTTGGATTGCAACTAGTCTCATGGCATAGATCAAACTTTGCCGCCAAGATGCCTTTGGCCTAATGGCATCAGGGTACACATTTAAGTGCTAGGAGATAAGAGGttaggagttcaactcctccttcaAAAATGTTAAACTAACTGTTCTAACAATATTGATTTTAGtcgatcaaaataaaaagacaaataaaaaacagaCCAAACTTGCCAGGAATCTAAATTAGAAAAGGAAGTCTTCATCCCTTACAGGAGTCTTCCCTAATTACCAGAGTCTGGCTTTCACCAAGACTTATGAAGTTGCTCTCTCCCAATTAAGTCTTAAGGTTTCACAACTCTTAGGTGCTATTAATTCTTACAGGCCCAGTTTGTAAAAGGTTTTGTCCCGATTTTAAATGGATTTCCGCTAATGGGCCGTTGGATTGATCCTCAgagattagtcgagatgcgcgcGTATACTGGCCCGAACACCCTGAGTTATCAAAGAATGACGCTGAGGCTGATATTGGTGCACCGTGTGCGTCTTCTCCGTGCCCTAAAAGGTCTGAGAGTCTACACACAAGAAGTGAGGAAGGTCTCAACTACTCTTGAGCCAGGAAAACTCAGGTCTTAGTTTTTTTACCTACTTTTTCCTACTCTGATAATGCAATTGAACAGAGGAAGATCTCTCTTTCATAGATACAGGCAGTCTCGGCTAATCCACAAACTTGTTACTGTTTGTCATCGCGTGAGCGTTTTTACTTGTGCTGGTGCTTCTGTTGGCTGCGATGCAGCGATAAGATTTGAGATAAATAACGTACACAAAAAAATCTTAAACGGCCAAAAAATGAATTATCTTATTGAGTTAGGTGGAATTGTAGTTGTTAACAGGACTTGCTCTATGACTCTAAACTATCTAACGAcgacacaaaaattaaaagaactaaGGAAATGACAGCAAAGaataacttattaaaaagaagTGAAGCAAAATTAATGGTGCATGCATGCATTCAACCCCATCCCTTGAGTAACATGATCGATGCAGCTGGTTCCCAACTGATTCCAAGAgagctcatttttttaaactagtCCGTTGTCTGCTGCACTTTGTTTGCTGCACTGCTATCCACATGCACAAGCCTCTGCCTGCCTTCGATTCGCGCTGAATTTATAACCGGTTTTGTCAGCCAAAACTTACACACCGAGAAGCACGTAGTAGAGTATTGTTATGGGCAAAGCAATCAGCATCCCAAAAATAACCCTGCAAAGTTTTCAAATCGAGCTGGGCCGATCAGTTCATAGCTCATTTTTGTCTATTGGGAGACCTACGCATATTTGTACTTCTAATTGATGAGAAGGTGTTTACTTACGCGGTGCTGAGTATGTCTGGGTGGACATTGTACTCTTTCGCAAACACGAAGGGGACAATCCCTTGGGGAAGAGCAGCCTGGGGATGTGTTAAAATTATACATGAATTAACTTCAATTTGACAGCAAAGCAAGTGACCAAAAGACCAAAACTACAGTAAAACTGACATGGCCTTGTGCCGGCATCAATTTTGCACTAGTCAATGTCCTCGTTCACTGAGAAAATTACAAGACGAAGCCAATCCATAGGTGTAAATGGATTGAGGTAGATAGGAGTGTACCTGAACGATTGCAACGTGTAAAAGAACACCTCGAAGGCCAATAGCAATAGAGGTAGCAGCAATCACTGCTGGGCCAGTCAAGAACCTCACTGCCATTGCAAAGGTTGCTACAGATTTCCCACATGCTATGATCTTTGGCTGTAGAGCCATGAATAAACCTGTGGTTGAATTAAAAAGCCATCACAGGAAACCCGAATAAACGACTTATTAGCAACGAGAACACTGCATTTCATCATAAGCAGAATCTTGCAATTAGTAGCCGGATCATAAGTTAATGGATTACCCAGACTGAACATAGCCATTCCAAGCCCAGCATCGGATAGAATAGAGACAGATCCACTGACGATGGTCGGCATTTGGATGTTGAACCTGCATACGTGCACGGGGATTAGCAAAATTTACAGACAGACAGCGGGAGAGGGAGATAGATTAGACCCAGACGTAAACGTATTACCTGAAGGATATGAGAGACCAGACGAGGCCGAAAAGGCTTGAATAGGTGTTGGGGTTTCTTATGAGCTTCCTccaaaccattatgagtatgaGCCTTGTCATGACACTTGCAGGGGGCATACTGTGCTGCTTCTGTCCTCCCACTCCATCTTTATCTTCATTTCCATCCATGTAGTAATCCATCTCTTCCTTGTCCtcctgctgcttcttcttcttcttctttttcttaagGCTATTAGTGACCATAGGAGGAGGCGTAGACTCCGACCCTGGCCCCCCAACCACTGAATCTATTTCAATCTCCTTATGATCCTGGGAAGGAGAATCGATTACGCCAAATTCCATCGTTGAAGCATCTGATCTGTTATTTAGTACTCCTGCAGCAGCTGCATCATACCTTAGTTGAGCACTCCCCTCAGCAGAAACAGGAGATGCACTTGAGCTCCAAACAAACATGTGAAGCTCGTTGTTAGGCACCATtgcaccaccaccgccgcctgTGCTACCCTCTTTTCTTGGAGGGGGAAAGCTAGGGGACTTGCCTGCAACAGAGAACATAGGATTTGGAGGCGGCCGGGGGTAGTTATTAGAAGCTGCTGCTGCAGCATTACTACTACTATTATTAGCAGCAGTAGTGGGGGTGGTGTTGTTGAATAGCTCACCACTCATGGTCCTCCCGATTCCCCTCGTTTTCCTCCCGATTTTCAACATCTCATCCTCAAAGTTTGAAGTTCTTGGAGTCGCTGCTTTTGAGGATTGCAAAGAGAAAACATCcccccctcctcctccgccgccaccaccaccacctcctccgaACGAACTGGTGTAGCCGTGTTTTGGACTACTAGTAGCCGCCTTGTTTGCTGCAAACATGGCGTAAAAGTCTTTCTGGTTAAAGCTCGAAGCTCTCGGTGTTGGTTCTCGGGAAGATTGTAAAGAATAGATCTCTACACCGGTAAGGTTGGACGCTCTCGGGGTGATGATACAGGAAGGATTATTATTAGTAACGAATCCGGCAGCATTATGGGGGTACTTGTAGTTTTTGCTGTTATACCGATTAGAAATCGCAGAAGCTGCTGCCGACGATGCCGACGACAATCGCCTGACGGTAACGTGCAGCTTGCCGTCGTCACCAATCTCAGCATCAGCCTGCAGAGGCTCGCGGCCGTTGAGGGAAACAACATCCGACTCTACCCTGAAGGAGGTGATGGAGGCCGCGGTCTCGGGGAACTGCTCGCTGATAAGAAGCTTTGCTCCTCTATACTCAAACAAGAAGAGCATAAGGGTGTACCAGATTACACTCTGGAGGACAACtatttgaaccattagactcgCGGCGTAATCTCCGTACATAGCCCTCAGCAGAGGGATGCCCATAACCAGAGTGTTTGGCAGTGTGGACAGGGAGAAGAGAGTGATCATCCACTCCAGGCTTCCATTTTTGCCAAAGGTTTGCCACAGGAAGAGTGCCCCAAGGATTAAGACCTTTTGGAGGCAATCTGCAGCAATGAAGTGGTAGTTCATGGTATAAGGATTGTTGGAGGAGATGAAGTAGAACGAGAGCAAAGGGACAGCAAACACCGCGACGAAACGGTTGATGCCGGAGCATTGGGCTGGTGTGAAGATTTTCCACCATACCACTGACCCGTAGGCTAGAATCATTGCAACGTACAAGGGTACGATTGCTGCGAAAACTTGGTATATGTCATTCCCATTAATCATCCTTGAAATTCCTATCTAGCTATCTTGGCTGCCTGTCTACTGAACAAGGAGATCAaaaggaagaggagagagagagagagagagagagagagagagagagagagagattatgaTGGCCTGGTGTTGTCTTGTATACCGTTGGAAGTCAACGATAACTTTGAAAAATGAAGAAGTAAGTTGGAGGAAAGTAGCTACCTTAGTAGTAACTGAAGAAGCAATTGTTATGTCAACACAAAGAGCCTATATGTTAGCAGGATACAATGTGGAATTACTTGTCCGTCCGGACGAGTTATTTGGAAGCAAACCGGTCGAAACGCGGATCAGTTTTGAACGACCCTGCCCTATTCATTATATGTGCACCTCCATATCCGACTTCTAAATTacgaaatttttattattaatcACGACAATGCCATTATCGTTAATTTACAACACATACCATTCTCCATGCATAACCCCCTCACCCAGATAAACCATGAATAACTAATCACCCGTCTATGACAGTCTCCCCTTCTACCACATCCTTCCTCCTATTATTCTGAGAAATTTATCCTGCGATCGAACAAACAGACCGAAAGGGTTGATCGAGTGTCATGAGGTTAGACCGGCAGAGTTAAACGACTCACAAGTATAAGTCTCTAGTTTCCATTAATATATCGGTCTTTTAGACTGCACTCCGTCCGAGAAAAACCTTGCTAATAGGAAATGGCTGTGGTAGGGGGGTCCGGTTTACGGTGCTTCCTAAGATTCGCTAACAGGTAATAAAAATAACTGCTCTTTTGTAGATGTtgctgaaaaagaaaaggaaaataacaaatggGTTCGAATTAATTTCCCTGTTAAGTAGTGTGAATCAGATAGATAGAAGGAATCTTATTCGAAATTTAGTTTTTCTCTGTCATCGTCGGTATAGTCAAAGGACGAGTACGGAGTCCAAAGCACTCAAAGGGCatatcatttttatttatttatttatttatgataaTTGAGTGTCTGGGCCAATTTGCAAGCGCAAAGGCATATTATTGCGCCCGACATTCAACCCTTCAATTCTTAATCTAAATGTGAATGCATGTGATTTGCTGGAGTTTGAAAGTTGGAATAACTTCTAAGGTTACGGCCGAAGGCGAAGGGACAGGATCCTCTGTACCGAAAATTCCTGTGCCTTTCTATTGAGGGATTTTCTGGCCGTTGGGTGAGAGGGGGAAAGTTACCTTCACCGAGTCCTTGCTATTCCTTCCCTCTTAATTAAATTGCACATGCACTCAATGTTGTGGCCCTTTTTTAAGCCCATGATCTGTAAGACTGAAGTTATCGTTACTACGACGAATCAATCTCAGTAATTTTATATCTGAGGTTATTCTATTCAAATGGTTGGACTAATTTTCAAATTATATCTAgaaaccaatttttttaaaatctctgcaagttttttttttttaaacaaaaaatctCGAAAGTTCAACATTCCATTTTTTATGGGTTTCTGAATTTTTGAATTACCACGCCGGTCCTAATGAATGGTGAATATCATGTTCTTACTTAATTGTTTCGGGTTGAATAGATACACAAGTTTCCAGTCTGAAATTAAGAGAGAAATATGCTGAACGAAATGAATTTACTTGATTTATAGAAAAAGTAGGATTACAATCCCTGGTATACtttctaatcaaagaaaatagaTTCTCCGATTACTGAATCGAGCACTTGATCCCAAAGCCGGTTACTGAATCGATTCACTTGATCCCAAAGCAACCGGCGGAATCTTCTCCAAAATTTATGACGAAGATGGTGATTTGTCTTGAACATTCTTTAAAGTTTTGATTGCTGCAGAGTGAGTGGCAACAAGCTTTGAGTAGCCTCAATAGGCAACATTTGGTCGTTCTGTTAGCCTAAACCAAGCAGTGAATCCTATGTAAGCGCGATTTGTTTTGCGATTTTCACTGGGGAGCATTAAAAGCTGAACTTGACATCATCCGGGAAATTtcattttagtttctatttcaACTCTGCATTGCATCAATGCATGAACAAGACTTGTTCTGATTTGCTCGAGGCACCACGTATTGTGCTAGCGTGGTATCTATCAGAACCCAAAGATTTCTCAAGAGACGGTCATCGTTTCAACCTAATACACTATTGCAACTAGAACCAATTAATAACTGAAACATATGCAAATGGGCGTATTGGATAATGTGAATGCGAGTACAATATCACGTAACTCTATTTACAATGGACAATATTCTTACAAGTTCtcttcacaacaacaacaaagatTCCTCCTTTTTTGGGTGCAACAATAGGAATTCACGGATAATGTAAACAAGAGTACGCTAGTTCAACTGCAGCCCACTACAAAACTAAGCAAGATGGATAGCCGGAAAGCAGAATTTTTGTAGTTAAAAAAACAGACCACATACACAAACATAGTGGCACCTAGAACACATTCTCAGGTTAGGAATCAGACTGAATGACATGTCAACAAGTATTCCTTCAACGCTTAAAATCTAAAGGGCTAAAAATTCTAAAtcagaaacttaaaaaataaaacaatcaaaCTTTTCTAGTAAGGACTCGCTGATctaaacagaaacaaaaagaagttaGTGAGGATTTCTCTTGCATGTTAGACACATTCCTCGCCGTGATTTCTCTCATGGCTGTCGGCATTTTCTTTGCTGAGTTTAGATTTTGGTAGTATGTACTGAGGTTGTCTGGAAGTTGCTTTCATCAATTGCTGCTGCGGGTTTAAGTTGAGGCAAGTGTAGAAAGACATACCAACAAGAGCTGTAATTGCTCCACATATGCTAATAGTGC contains the following coding sequences:
- the LOC131308329 gene encoding auxin efflux carrier component 2 gives rise to the protein MINGNDIYQVFAAIVPLYVAMILAYGSVVWWKIFTPAQCSGINRFVAVFAVPLLSFYFISSNNPYTMNYHFIAADCLQKVLILGALFLWQTFGKNGSLEWMITLFSLSTLPNTLVMGIPLLRAMYGDYAASLMVQIVVLQSVIWYTLMLFLFEYRGAKLLISEQFPETAASITSFRVESDVVSLNGREPLQADAEIGDDGKLHVTVRRLSSASSAAASAISNRYNSKNYKYPHNAAGFVTNNNPSCIITPRASNLTGVEIYSLQSSREPTPRASSFNQKDFYAMFAANKAATSSPKHGYTSSFGGGGGGGGGGGGGDVFSLQSSKAATPRTSNFEDEMLKIGRKTRGIGRTMSGELFNNTTPTTAANNSSSNAAAAASNNYPRPPPNPMFSVAGKSPSFPPPRKEGSTGGGGGAMVPNNELHMFVWSSSASPVSAEGSAQLRYDAAAAGVLNNRSDASTMEFGVIDSPSQDHKEIEIDSVVGGPGSESTPPPMVTNSLKKKKKKKKQQEDKEEMDYYMDGNEDKDGVGGQKQHSMPPASVMTRLILIMVWRKLIRNPNTYSSLFGLVWSLISFRFNIQMPTIVSGSVSILSDAGLGMAMFSLGLFMALQPKIIACGKSVATFAMAVRFLTGPAVIAATSIAIGLRGVLLHVAIVQAALPQGIVPFVFAKEYNVHPDILSTAVIFGMLIALPITILYYVLLGV